One window of bacterium genomic DNA carries:
- a CDS encoding phenylacetate-CoA oxygenase subunit PaaI: MLPAEKDTELRQKIANGFIVETEDDMTPGYKAALEVILTVQGDTELLSAPAYYFASKDAPTINSRLAVYAIIQDELGHANIAYRLLEDLGVSKQWLMYGRQPHEFKHPYGFDQPLENWAEMVVANGFFDRAGITLLADVHKNCSYGPWQRALTKVDREEVLHLRHGESWMKRLAKAGGEARQALQRAVDWMFPVTLEWFGLPDHLKKHNDQLDYRLKGLTNDQLRQVWMSATVPLCESIGIKVPAHYDEARQEYIIDYEFPVEYDPAAKRWLFDQPITWQQVFQRWKKRGPMNLTYVEMIQGNKHGTFGGLQWN; encoded by the coding sequence ATGCTGCCCGCAGAGAAAGACACCGAGCTGCGCCAGAAGATTGCCAATGGCTTCATCGTCGAGACCGAAGATGACATGACGCCCGGTTACAAAGCCGCGCTCGAAGTGATCCTGACCGTGCAGGGTGACACCGAGTTGCTCAGCGCGCCCGCCTACTACTTTGCCTCCAAGGATGCCCCGACCATCAACAGCCGTTTGGCGGTGTATGCGATCATTCAGGATGAGCTGGGGCATGCCAATATCGCCTATCGCCTGCTCGAAGACCTGGGCGTTTCCAAACAATGGTTGATGTATGGCCGCCAGCCACATGAGTTCAAGCATCCTTATGGCTTCGATCAACCCCTGGAAAACTGGGCGGAAATGGTGGTGGCCAACGGCTTCTTCGATCGCGCCGGCATCACCCTGCTCGCCGATGTGCACAAGAACTGCAGCTACGGCCCGTGGCAGCGCGCGCTCACCAAAGTTGACCGCGAAGAGGTGCTGCACTTGCGCCACGGCGAAAGCTGGATGAAGCGCCTGGCGAAGGCCGGCGGTGAAGCCCGCCAGGCTCTGCAGCGCGCCGTGGACTGGATGTTTCCCGTGACGCTGGAGTGGTTCGGTTTGCCGGACCATCTCAAGAAGCACAATGACCAGCTCGATTACCGCTTGAAGGGCCTGACCAACGATCAGCTTCGCCAGGTGTGGATGAGCGCCACGGTGCCGCTGTGCGAGAGCATCGGCATCAAGGTTCCGGCGCATTACGATGAGGCCCGCCAGGAGTACATTATCGATTATGAGTTCCCGGTTGAATATGATCCCGCGGCCAAACGCTGGCTGTTCGACCAACCCATTACCTGGCAACAAGTCTTTCAACGCTGGAAAAAGCGCGGCCCGATGAACCTCACTTACGTCGAGATGATTCAGGGCAACAAGCACGGTACTTTTGGTGGGCTGCAGTGGAATTGA
- a CDS encoding metal-sulfur cluster assembly factor, producing MNSLNQQTVWRALAEVMDPELPISVVDMGLIYDVRVNGGAVDIDMTFTAMACPAMTMMIDDICAKINTLAQCSGTRVHVVWNPPWTKARLSERGRAVLQSMGIAV from the coding sequence TTGAATTCATTGAACCAACAAACCGTCTGGCGCGCGCTGGCGGAGGTGATGGACCCCGAACTCCCGATCAGCGTCGTGGATATGGGGCTGATTTACGACGTGCGCGTGAACGGCGGCGCGGTCGATATCGACATGACCTTCACGGCCATGGCCTGTCCGGCGATGACAATGATGATCGACGACATTTGCGCCAAAATCAATACGCTGGCGCAATGTTCCGGCACGCGCGTTCATGTCGTCTGGAATCCGCCGTGGACGAAGGCGCGTTTGAGCGAGCGCGGCAGGGCAGTGCTGCAGAGCATGGGCATCGCGGTGTGA
- a CDS encoding phenylacetic acid degradation b translates to MATEQIYEVFARKNHEEALLHVGSVNAPNDELARVYAWTTYDEESWVEMCVVRRAQIIPVLNPETKPIWGN, encoded by the coding sequence ATGGCAACTGAACAAATCTACGAAGTTTTTGCGCGCAAGAATCACGAAGAGGCATTGCTGCATGTGGGCAGCGTCAATGCGCCCAACGACGAACTGGCCCGCGTCTATGCCTGGACCACTTATGATGAAGAAAGCTGGGTTGAAATGTGCGTCGTGCGCCGCGCGCAAATCATCCCGGTGTTGAATCCCGAAACCAAGCCGATTTGGGGAAATTGA
- a CDS encoding phenylacetate-CoA oxygenase subunit PaaI — MSTFKSAAELSPKSRDYLRALMIALSDTKMLLGFHYGEWTFGTPALEACIAACSMSQDEFGHLRLFHACLNTQFQEDPKQLIERRPLAQFANMPSLDHPLRQWSDFVAVNLLTDGALTVLLTALQRSAFEPVANFIDKMVEEERHHLRNAQGWFRTLATRNAETKAALEASCRGVLAKTLEWLGPADHEMMETLAQERIINMPWEDLQHQFLDWIGPLAQEHNLALGLVTKGRHWQPAVALEYRNWNYQTRRSSATQPDEKLVYHLKGSKNDIFKLGE, encoded by the coding sequence GTGTCAACCTTCAAATCCGCTGCTGAGCTTTCTCCCAAAAGCCGCGACTATTTGCGCGCGCTGATGATCGCGCTGTCGGACACCAAGATGCTGCTGGGTTTTCATTATGGCGAATGGACCTTCGGCACGCCGGCCCTGGAAGCTTGCATCGCCGCCTGCAGCATGTCGCAGGATGAATTCGGCCATCTGCGCCTGTTTCACGCCTGTCTCAACACCCAGTTTCAGGAAGACCCCAAGCAGCTCATCGAACGCCGGCCGCTCGCACAGTTCGCCAACATGCCTTCGCTCGATCATCCTTTGCGGCAGTGGTCGGATTTTGTGGCCGTCAATCTGCTCACGGACGGCGCCCTCACCGTGTTGTTGACCGCGCTGCAACGCTCAGCCTTCGAGCCGGTGGCCAACTTCATCGACAAAATGGTGGAGGAGGAAAGACATCATCTGCGCAATGCCCAGGGCTGGTTTCGCACTTTGGCGACGCGCAACGCCGAAACCAAAGCCGCGCTGGAAGCATCCTGCCGCGGCGTACTGGCGAAAACCCTGGAATGGCTTGGCCCTGCCGATCACGAAATGATGGAGACGCTGGCGCAGGAACGCATCATCAACATGCCCTGGGAAGATCTGCAGCACCAGTTTCTGGATTGGATCGGGCCGCTGGCACAGGAACACAACCTCGCTCTCGGTCTGGTCACGAAAGGCCGGCACTGGCAGCCGGCGGTCGCCCTGGAATACCGCAATTGGAACTATCAGACACGGCGCAGCAGCGCCACCCAGCCGGATGAGAAACTCGTCTATCATCTCAAAGGCAGCAAGAACGATATTTTCAAATTGGGAGAATGA
- a CDS encoding esterase: MKLSFAPARKQSLLPTSRLVLHSQFESKILGNQRDLIVWLPPGYERQRFKRYPVLYAHDGQNLFDPATAYIGVDWQLGTTAESLILQRRVRPFLIVGIYNTPARQEEYTPIRGRAYAQFLLREVIPFIDQQYRTATGRRTTGLLGSSLGGLISFYLAWWHPQVFGMAACLSASWMWQGARVFKDLATLPTPRPRVKLYLDHGSEGVEGDNAAVFHQMRTTLAAKGFALGKDLEYFYGVGDRHDEASWARRVWRPLEFFFGRAG, translated from the coding sequence ATGAAACTGAGCTTTGCTCCCGCGCGCAAGCAATCCCTTCTCCCAACCAGCCGGCTGGTGCTGCACTCCCAATTTGAATCGAAAATCTTGGGCAACCAGCGCGATTTGATCGTGTGGCTGCCGCCTGGTTACGAACGACAACGCTTCAAACGTTATCCCGTGCTTTATGCGCACGACGGGCAAAATCTGTTCGATCCTGCCACCGCCTACATTGGTGTGGATTGGCAGTTGGGCACAACCGCGGAATCCCTGATCCTGCAGCGGCGGGTGCGCCCCTTTCTCATCGTCGGCATTTACAACACACCGGCGCGGCAGGAGGAATACACGCCGATCCGCGGCCGCGCTTACGCCCAGTTTCTCCTGCGCGAGGTGATACCGTTCATCGACCAACAGTATCGCACCGCCACCGGCCGCCGCACCACCGGTTTGTTGGGTTCCTCGCTCGGCGGGCTGATATCATTCTATCTGGCGTGGTGGCATCCGCAGGTGTTCGGCATGGCGGCCTGTCTTTCAGCCTCCTGGATGTGGCAGGGCGCGCGCGTGTTCAAGGATCTGGCCACGTTGCCCACGCCACGCCCGCGGGTGAAGCTCTATCTCGATCACGGCAGCGAGGGGGTGGAGGGCGACAATGCCGCGGTCTTTCACCAGATGCGCACCACGCTCGCGGCAAAAGGTTTTGCGCTTGGCAAAGATTTGGAGTATTTTTACGGCGTCGGTGATCGCCACGATGAGGCCTCCTGGGCGCGACGCGTGTGGCGGCCACTGGAATTCTTCTTCGGCAGAGCCGGTTGA
- a CDS encoding BamA/TamA family outer membrane protein, translated as MMIWILLQLRRWLLGGLALFFLFTPPAGAQYFGQNKVQYENFDFQILQTEHFDVYFYPEAQEAAEQAARLAERWYARLAFILQHELNGRQPLILYASHPHFQQTNTIGGGVGEGTGGVTEALRRRIVLPFAGPLAETDHVIGHELVHAFQYDITGVNTGGGFRSPAGLQLPLWFMEGMAELLSIGSVDPHTAMWMREAARNGKLPKISQLENPQYFPYRYGQALLAYVAGRWGDGVIGDLLKQAGRSGNIQFAIRQVLGVSPDTLSMDWHQAVRETYEPLQKTTKAPAQYGRQTISKKLKAGELNIGPVLSPDGRHMLFFSEKNLFSINLFLAEVESGKIRRNLVSADLDPHYESIGFISSAGAWDFASERIAFSQITRGRPGFTILEVRRNKVVREYRFPQLGEIFNPTWSPDGSAIAFSALVHGMTDLFIFNLETDSLRRVTRDFYSDLHPAWSPDGSRIVFASDRFTTDLGTLKIGPYRLVQYEVASGRLSSLPGFTQGKHLNPQWSADGQNLYFLSDRTGITNLYRLELATGEFYQITDLYTGISGITATSPALSVAAKTNRVAFSAYENGAYNIYTIDSAEVLAGTRVAAEPVAAVAAALPPLQRVSTALDSTLRNFSMGLPKSTPDSLVDYRSSLSLAYVSQPYLAAGYDRYGAQLGGGISFFWTDMLGNHNLFLVTQAQIDGSFKDLAAQLGYFNATRRWNWGASIQQMPYISSQYAAGSGTLNGTPVYLEQELRYRQLNREIAGIVAYPFNRAQRLEFSLGLQNISFDLQQRTRAYSLATGQTLIDRTDDLPAPGGLNLASSSLALVYDTSVFGATSPIIGQSYRLETSPILGTISLNNVLIDYRRYLMPLRPFTLAARVFHYGRYGRDSETERLAPLFLGYPGLIRGYDSNSFSQEECEGNDCPVFDQLVGSKIALANLELRFPLLGVLGLGEGYYGFLPLETAAFYDLGVAWTKADKAEFLGGDRNFVRSYGTTMRLNLLGYLVLQLDYVKPVDRPRKDWFWQFNFTTGF; from the coding sequence ATGATGATCTGGATTCTTCTCCAACTACGCCGCTGGCTGTTGGGCGGGCTGGCACTCTTCTTCCTTTTCACGCCGCCCGCGGGAGCGCAGTATTTTGGCCAGAACAAAGTGCAATACGAGAATTTCGATTTTCAAATTCTCCAAACCGAACACTTCGATGTTTATTTCTATCCGGAAGCACAGGAAGCAGCGGAACAGGCGGCGCGCCTGGCCGAACGCTGGTACGCGCGGCTGGCTTTCATTCTGCAGCATGAGCTTAACGGCCGGCAACCGTTGATCCTTTACGCCAGCCATCCTCACTTTCAACAAACCAACACGATTGGCGGCGGCGTCGGCGAAGGCACCGGCGGCGTGACTGAGGCGCTGCGGCGCCGGATTGTCTTGCCCTTTGCCGGTCCTCTCGCGGAAACCGATCACGTCATCGGCCATGAGCTGGTGCATGCCTTTCAATACGACATCACCGGCGTCAATACCGGCGGTGGCTTTCGCTCACCGGCGGGGCTGCAGTTGCCGCTGTGGTTCATGGAAGGAATGGCGGAACTGCTCTCCATTGGTTCGGTGGATCCGCACACCGCCATGTGGATGCGCGAGGCCGCCAGAAACGGCAAACTGCCCAAAATCTCCCAACTCGAAAACCCGCAGTATTTTCCCTATCGCTACGGCCAGGCGCTGCTGGCGTATGTTGCCGGGCGCTGGGGTGATGGTGTCATCGGCGATCTTCTCAAACAGGCGGGCCGCTCCGGCAACATTCAATTCGCGATTCGCCAGGTGCTGGGCGTGAGTCCGGACACGCTTTCGATGGATTGGCACCAGGCCGTGCGCGAAACCTACGAGCCGCTGCAGAAAACCACCAAGGCGCCGGCGCAGTACGGCAGGCAGACGATCAGCAAAAAACTGAAAGCCGGAGAGCTGAACATCGGCCCGGTGTTGAGCCCGGACGGCAGACACATGCTCTTTTTCTCCGAGAAGAATCTGTTCTCGATCAATCTGTTCCTTGCCGAGGTGGAGAGCGGCAAGATCAGGCGCAATCTCGTCAGCGCGGATCTCGATCCGCATTATGAGAGCATCGGCTTCATCAGTTCCGCCGGCGCGTGGGATTTTGCCAGTGAGAGAATTGCGTTCAGCCAGATCACCCGCGGCCGGCCCGGCTTTACGATTCTGGAGGTGCGCCGCAACAAAGTCGTGCGCGAGTATCGCTTCCCCCAGCTCGGAGAAATCTTCAATCCCACTTGGTCGCCGGACGGCAGTGCGATTGCATTCTCGGCCCTGGTGCACGGCATGACGGATTTGTTCATCTTCAATCTCGAAACCGACAGCCTGCGCCGCGTGACGCGCGACTTCTATTCTGATTTGCATCCGGCATGGTCGCCGGACGGCTCGCGCATCGTCTTTGCCAGTGACCGCTTCACGACGGATCTCGGCACTTTGAAGATCGGGCCGTATCGCCTGGTGCAATACGAGGTCGCCTCCGGCCGCCTTTCGTCGCTGCCGGGTTTCACGCAGGGCAAACATCTCAACCCGCAATGGTCGGCCGACGGCCAAAATCTCTACTTCCTCTCGGATCGTACCGGGATCACCAACCTTTATCGGCTGGAATTGGCGACCGGCGAATTCTATCAAATCACCGATTTGTACACCGGCATCAGCGGCATCACGGCCACAAGCCCGGCGCTCTCGGTGGCAGCCAAGACGAATCGCGTGGCCTTCAGCGCGTATGAAAATGGCGCCTACAACATTTACACCATTGATTCGGCGGAAGTGCTTGCCGGCACCCGCGTGGCTGCCGAGCCGGTTGCTGCGGTCGCTGCCGCGCTGCCGCCGTTGCAGCGCGTCTCCACGGCGCTCGATTCCACTTTGAGAAATTTCAGCATGGGTTTGCCGAAGAGCACGCCGGACAGTCTGGTGGACTATCGCTCGAGCTTGTCGCTGGCTTATGTCAGCCAGCCGTATCTGGCCGCGGGCTATGATCGCTACGGGGCGCAGCTCGGCGGCGGCATTTCATTCTTCTGGACCGACATGCTCGGCAATCACAATTTGTTTCTGGTCACGCAGGCGCAGATTGACGGCTCCTTCAAAGACCTGGCCGCGCAGTTGGGTTACTTCAATGCCACGCGGCGCTGGAATTGGGGCGCGAGCATTCAGCAGATGCCTTACATTTCGAGCCAATATGCCGCCGGTTCCGGCACGTTGAACGGCACGCCGGTTTACCTTGAACAGGAATTGCGCTACCGGCAATTGAACCGTGAAATCGCGGGGATCGTGGCTTATCCCTTCAATCGCGCGCAGCGCCTGGAGTTTTCGCTGGGCCTGCAAAACATTTCGTTTGATCTGCAGCAGCGCACGCGCGCATATTCCCTTGCCACCGGTCAGACGCTGATCGACCGCACGGATGATTTGCCGGCGCCCGGCGGGTTGAATCTCGCCAGCAGCAGCCTGGCGTTGGTGTATGACACCTCGGTCTTTGGCGCCACCAGCCCGATCATCGGGCAGAGCTACCGGCTGGAAACCTCGCCGATCCTGGGCACCATCAGTTTGAACAACGTGTTGATTGATTACCGCCGCTATCTCATGCCGCTGCGGCCGTTCACGCTGGCAGCGCGGGTGTTTCACTATGGCCGCTATGGCCGCGACAGCGAGACCGAACGCCTGGCGCCGCTGTTTCTCGGCTATCCCGGATTGATCCGCGGTTACGACAGCAATTCTTTCAGCCAGGAAGAATGCGAGGGCAATGATTGCCCGGTGTTCGATCAACTCGTGGGATCGAAAATCGCGCTGGCCAATCTGGAATTGCGCTTTCCACTGTTGGGCGTGCTGGGGCTGGGAGAGGGCTACTATGGTTTCCTGCCGCTGGAAACCGCAGCGTTCTACGATCTCGGCGTGGCCTGGACCAAAGCCGACAAGGCGGAGTTTCTGGGAGGCGATCGCAACTTTGTGAGAAGCTACGGCACCACCATGCGGCTGAATCTGCTCGGTTATCTCGTGCTGCAGCTTGACTACGTCAAGCCCGTTGACCGGCCGCGCAAAGACTGGTTCTGGCAGTTCAATTTCACTACGGGATTTTGA
- a CDS encoding class I SAM-dependent methyltransferase gives MNTRVETRLADTGERMIPTAEGEVSLVFSRHQFAYRFARQFVDGRNVLDIGCGSGYGCKILAERAKHVLGIDHDGDAIAYCRNHFGGANLEFRQAEVANLDSDDEFDVAVSFQVIEHVRDTDAFVRRMKRAVTHGGIILITTPNVKTFPRPGEGNPFHFSEMNYEQFTSLLARHFGDYEVLGIGYLTRNWLRSLVQRLPLYRKIGLLLKRSSRIKRVAARAMEATRFTVLEEKIAENAIDLLAVCRNEKMNRRG, from the coding sequence ATGAACACTCGAGTGGAAACACGGCTGGCCGATACCGGTGAGCGAATGATTCCGACGGCGGAAGGTGAAGTCAGCCTCGTCTTCTCCCGCCATCAATTTGCCTACCGCTTTGCTCGACAATTTGTTGACGGTAGAAACGTGCTGGACATCGGATGCGGATCCGGATACGGGTGCAAGATTCTAGCTGAACGGGCCAAGCACGTGCTGGGGATAGACCACGATGGTGATGCCATTGCCTATTGCCGCAATCACTTCGGTGGCGCAAACCTCGAATTTCGCCAGGCCGAAGTCGCGAATCTTGACAGCGACGACGAGTTTGACGTGGCCGTGTCCTTTCAGGTCATCGAACATGTGCGCGACACCGATGCCTTCGTGCGACGTATGAAACGGGCGGTGACGCATGGCGGCATAATTCTTATCACGACACCGAACGTCAAGACTTTTCCCCGGCCAGGCGAGGGCAATCCCTTTCACTTTAGCGAGATGAATTACGAGCAATTCACCTCGTTGCTGGCCCGCCATTTTGGCGATTATGAGGTTCTGGGTATCGGCTATTTGACGCGCAACTGGCTGCGGAGCCTTGTTCAGCGTTTGCCCCTTTATCGCAAGATCGGTCTTCTTCTCAAGCGCAGCAGCAGAATCAAGAGAGTGGCTGCCAGAGCCATGGAGGCGACTAGATTTACCGTACTGGAAGAAAAAATCGCCGAGAACGCGATCGACCTGCTTGCGGTCTGCAGGAATGAGAAGATGAACAGGAGGGGTTAG
- a CDS encoding NUDIX hydrolase has product MKYCPQCAAPLHPKLLEARECLACAQCNWIYWNNPVPAAGCLIEESGKILLILRKNPPEAGKWSLPVGFLHYGESAEQAAAREVEEETGLKVRPVALLGTYSDVIHEWRSHLVLIYRGRLLGGELRPGDDAAEVQWFSVNRLPELAFPSGRSAVEQWLYIRSGPANAVHYCPRCRGALERRLIGNREYPACPTCHYVHFHSPIPVAETVVTDSGGRVLLIKRRLPPGIGAWALPGGHIDFNESAEAAAIREVKEETGLDIRLAGLLCTMGFPSLLNPEQSVLKAVFIGEIVGGDLAAGDDAEDARFFHRHELPENLATESVGIALQKWQLGLSS; this is encoded by the coding sequence ATGAAATACTGCCCGCAGTGCGCTGCGCCACTGCACCCCAAACTCCTCGAAGCCCGCGAATGCCTTGCCTGCGCCCAGTGCAATTGGATCTATTGGAACAATCCCGTTCCCGCTGCCGGTTGCTTGATCGAGGAAAGCGGAAAAATTCTGCTGATTCTCCGCAAGAATCCGCCGGAGGCCGGCAAGTGGAGCCTGCCGGTCGGCTTTCTGCATTACGGCGAGTCCGCCGAACAAGCCGCGGCGCGCGAAGTGGAGGAAGAAACCGGACTGAAAGTGAGGCCGGTGGCGTTGCTCGGCACTTACAGCGACGTCATCCACGAGTGGCGCAGCCATTTGGTGTTGATCTACCGCGGCCGCTTGCTTGGCGGCGAGCTGCGGCCCGGCGATGACGCGGCTGAAGTGCAGTGGTTTTCCGTCAACCGGCTGCCCGAATTGGCCTTCCCCTCCGGCCGCAGCGCGGTGGAACAATGGCTATACATTCGCAGCGGCCCGGCCAACGCGGTGCATTATTGCCCACGCTGCCGCGGCGCGCTGGAACGCAGACTGATCGGCAATCGCGAATACCCCGCCTGTCCCACCTGCCATTACGTGCATTTTCACAGCCCCATTCCCGTGGCCGAGACCGTGGTGACCGACAGCGGCGGCCGAGTGCTGTTGATCAAACGCAGGCTGCCGCCGGGTATCGGCGCTTGGGCTTTGCCGGGCGGTCACATCGATTTCAATGAAAGCGCGGAAGCCGCCGCCATTCGCGAAGTCAAAGAAGAAACCGGATTGGATATCAGATTGGCGGGTTTGCTCTGCACCATGGGCTTTCCCAGCCTGCTCAATCCCGAGCAATCGGTGCTGAAGGCCGTTTTCATTGGGGAAATTGTCGGAGGCGATCTCGCGGCCGGCGATGACGCAGAAGATGCGAGATTCTTTCATCGGCATGAGCTGCCGGAAAACCTGGCGACCGAGAGTGTGGGAATCGCGCTGCAGAAGTGGCAACTCGGGCTGAGCAGTTGA
- a CDS encoding divergent polysaccharide deacetylase family protein — protein sequence MATLVALDDYLRHDRPAAPAATIPVRPTFRELTATERLRLAIDRVLAESGVQLQWLSERDNLLRVSLPATMSPAALARAIAQRAQKLGATVTSLQESLPAGGAEVIYTAPNVPLQRILLLPQAAAGPPIARRSGKIALIIDDFGYQDQQAVAGFINLPFPITYAVIPGLPHSEAIARHLHRLGKAVIIHMPMEALERQVERNGYELLVDMPEKEIRRRVRQALQAVPHAEGMNNHMGSRATTNKKLLTALFAELKSAKLFFIDSQTNNDTQAFALAGQAGIATALNDTFLDNVENVTHIEQKLALLADLAAQHGYAIGIGHPYPATLQVLREKGPQLQKEGLEFVPVRTLVQREAKPSSNLTVQQTLRRK from the coding sequence ATGGCAACCCTGGTTGCGTTGGACGATTACTTGCGCCACGACCGCCCGGCCGCGCCGGCGGCCACCATTCCCGTTCGCCCCACGTTTCGTGAATTGACCGCGACGGAGCGTTTGCGCCTCGCCATTGATCGCGTGCTGGCCGAGTCCGGCGTGCAGTTGCAGTGGCTGAGCGAACGCGACAATCTCCTGCGCGTGAGTCTGCCGGCAACGATGTCGCCGGCGGCGCTTGCCCGAGCTATTGCGCAGCGCGCGCAGAAACTCGGGGCAACAGTCACCAGTTTGCAGGAGAGCTTGCCGGCCGGCGGCGCGGAGGTGATCTACACCGCGCCGAATGTTCCACTGCAGAGAATTTTGCTGTTGCCGCAGGCCGCCGCCGGCCCGCCAATCGCGCGGCGCTCCGGCAAGATCGCACTGATCATCGACGATTTTGGTTATCAAGATCAGCAGGCGGTGGCGGGTTTCATCAACCTGCCGTTTCCGATCACCTATGCGGTCATTCCCGGGTTGCCGCATTCGGAGGCGATCGCCAGGCATCTGCATCGCCTCGGCAAAGCGGTGATCATTCACATGCCGATGGAAGCGCTGGAGCGCCAGGTCGAGCGCAATGGTTATGAGTTGCTGGTCGACATGCCGGAAAAGGAAATTCGCCGGCGCGTGCGCCAAGCCTTGCAGGCCGTGCCCCATGCTGAAGGCATGAACAACCACATGGGCTCGCGCGCGACGACGAACAAGAAGCTGCTGACGGCTTTGTTCGCGGAATTGAAGTCCGCCAAACTCTTCTTCATCGACAGCCAGACCAACAACGACACCCAGGCCTTTGCGCTGGCAGGCCAGGCCGGAATCGCCACCGCGCTGAATGATACGTTTTTGGATAATGTCGAGAATGTGACGCACATCGAGCAAAAGCTCGCGCTGCTCGCCGACTTGGCGGCGCAGCACGGCTATGCCATCGGCATCGGCCATCCCTATCCCGCCACGCTGCAGGTGTTGCGCGAGAAGGGGCCGCAATTGCAGAAGGAGGGGTTGGAATTTGTGCCGGTCCGGACGCTCGTGCAGCGGGAAGCGAAACCCTCTTCGAATCTGACGGTGCAACAAACTTTGCGGAGGAAGTGA
- a CDS encoding pyridoxine 5'-phosphate synthase: protein MVRLGVNIDHVATVREARKDRQPDPVAAAIVAEMAGADGIVCHLREDRRHIKDKDLYLLKELVKTHLNLEMAATDQMVKIALEVVPDMVTLVPERREEITTEGGLDVVKNQEYLEETIATLQNHNIIVSVFIDPDIQQIKAAARVRADYVELHTGAYAHAESLNVINDELEKLRALAAAAAKLRLGVSAGHGLNYQNVREVAAIPEIEELNIGHAIVGRAIMVGMERAVRDMLALMKR from the coding sequence ATGGTACGTTTGGGAGTCAACATTGATCATGTGGCAACGGTACGGGAAGCCCGCAAAGATCGCCAGCCCGATCCGGTGGCGGCGGCGATCGTGGCCGAGATGGCGGGCGCTGATGGCATCGTCTGTCATCTGCGCGAAGATCGCCGGCACATCAAGGACAAAGACCTCTACCTTTTGAAGGAGTTGGTGAAGACCCATTTGAATCTGGAAATGGCGGCCACCGATCAAATGGTGAAAATCGCGCTGGAAGTCGTGCCCGACATGGTCACGCTGGTTCCCGAGCGCCGCGAAGAAATCACCACCGAAGGCGGCCTGGATGTGGTCAAGAATCAGGAATACCTCGAAGAGACGATTGCCACGCTGCAGAATCACAACATCATCGTCAGCGTGTTTATCGATCCCGATATTCAGCAGATCAAAGCAGCGGCTCGCGTGCGCGCGGATTATGTCGAGCTGCACACCGGCGCCTACGCGCATGCCGAAAGCCTGAACGTCATCAATGACGAGCTGGAAAAATTGCGGGCATTGGCGGCGGCCGCCGCCAAGTTGCGGCTGGGCGTGAGCGCGGGGCACGGTCTCAATTACCAAAATGTGAGGGAGGTGGCGGCGATTCCCGAGATCGAGGAGCTGAACATCGGGCACGCCATTGTCGGCCGCGCGATCATGGTGGGCATGGAGCGCGCCGTGCGCGACATGCTGGCCTTGATGAAGCGCTAG
- a CDS encoding asparaginase, whose amino-acid sequence MPADLLATVKRGDVVESQHFGHFAVVDGEGNLVLSAGDPHFVTYIRSAAKPFQAIPLFEDAVPEIFGLTEAELAVIMASHNGEQKHVQAVQAILEKAGRTPADLQCGVHVPLGSAVAEELAAAGEKPTVLHNNCSGKHAGMIAACVNRGLPVSNYLDFNHPYQKRLWRTVARYAGLLEDAVPVGIDGCSAPNFALPMISMAHMYAGLVTMADEMARRIYSIFVKNPDYIAGEGRFDTILMRATRGKVLAKTGAEGIECLAVNAPQPLGIAIKIADGSGRAIPAVVVALLKKLEILSEDELKRLAHFDAETLRNHRGLAVGVLAAAI is encoded by the coding sequence ATGCCTGCCGACCTGCTTGCGACCGTTAAGCGTGGCGACGTCGTGGAAAGCCAACACTTCGGACATTTTGCTGTGGTCGATGGCGAGGGCAACCTCGTGCTCTCCGCCGGTGACCCGCATTTCGTCACGTACATTCGCTCCGCCGCCAAGCCGTTTCAAGCGATTCCGCTGTTTGAAGATGCCGTGCCGGAGATTTTCGGCTTGACGGAGGCCGAGCTGGCGGTGATCATGGCCAGCCACAACGGCGAGCAGAAGCACGTACAGGCTGTGCAGGCCATCCTCGAGAAGGCCGGACGCACGCCCGCGGATCTGCAATGCGGTGTGCATGTGCCGCTGGGCAGCGCGGTGGCGGAGGAATTGGCCGCGGCCGGTGAAAAGCCCACGGTGTTGCACAACAATTGCTCGGGCAAGCATGCCGGCATGATTGCCGCCTGTGTCAATCGCGGCCTGCCGGTGAGCAACTATCTTGATTTCAACCATCCCTATCAAAAGCGGCTGTGGCGCACCGTGGCCCGCTATGCCGGATTGTTGGAAGATGCCGTGCCGGTGGGCATCGACGGTTGTAGTGCACCCAACTTCGCCCTGCCGATGATCAGCATGGCGCATATGTATGCCGGCCTCGTCACCATGGCGGATGAGATGGCCCGGCGCATTTACTCGATCTTCGTCAAGAATCCGGATTACATCGCAGGGGAAGGACGATTTGATACGATCTTGATGCGCGCCACTCGCGGCAAGGTGCTGGCCAAAACCGGCGCTGAAGGCATCGAGTGCCTGGCGGTGAATGCGCCGCAACCGCTCGGGATCGCGATCAAGATTGCCGATGGCTCCGGCCGCGCCATACCGGCAGTGGTGGTAGCATTGTTGAAGAAACTGGAGATTCTCTCGGAAGATGAGCTGAAGCGCCTGGCGCACTTTGATGCCGAAACGTTGCGCAATCACCGCGGCTTGGCAGTGGGTGTGCTGGCGGCCGCGATTTAG